A window of the Arachis duranensis cultivar V14167 chromosome 5, aradu.V14167.gnm2.J7QH, whole genome shotgun sequence genome harbors these coding sequences:
- the LOC107491128 gene encoding uncharacterized protein LOC107491128 → MGSLNNSVDTVNAAATAIVTAESRVQPTTIPKKRWGSWWSLYWCFGSTHKSNKRIGHAVLVPEPVAPAGPAATVPPNPSTTIVMPFIVPPSSPASFLQSDPPSATHSPAGLLSLTVNSYSSGGPASIFTIGPYAYETQLVSPPVFSNFTTEPSTAPFTPPPESVQMTTPSSPEVPFAQLLASSLDRARKNNGIQKFALHNYEFQPYQQHPGSPGGQLISPGSAISTSGTCTPYPEKRPTLEFYKGESPRILGFEHFSSRKWSSRVGSGSLTPDGTGQGSRLGSGSLTPDGAGLASRLGSGCATPDGLGQDSRLGSGSLTPDSAGPTTKCSIYVQNQISEVASVANSENVHQSNAPLVDHRVSFELTGEEIARCLANKTGALLRNVSQSSQGILAKETIDRESIQKDSISCCDVCSGKTNYNPNSPLGEERQCCQKHQSVNSSKEFNFDNRKGDVSANAAKEGRSANSWAFFPLLQPEI, encoded by the exons ATGGGAAGCCTCAACAACAGCGTAGACACCGTGAACGCCGCCGCAACCGCCATCGTCACCGCAGAATCCAGAGTCCAACCAACTACCATACCG AAAAAACGTTGGGGAAGCTGGTGGAGCCTGTATTGGTGTTTTGGATCTACTCATAAAAGCAACAAGCGGATTGGTCATGCTGTCCTTGTTCCTGAACCTGTTGCACCAGCAGGTCCAGCTGCTACTGTGCCGCCAAATCCTTCAACCACCATTGTAATGCCATTCATTGTCCCTCCATCTTCTCCTGCATCTTTTCTCCAATCTGATCCACCTTCCGCTACTCATTCCCCGGCTGGATTGCTCTCTCTCACAGTCAATTCTTACTCATCTGGTGGACCTGCATCCATTTTTACCATAGGTCCTTACGCCTACGAGACACAATTAGTTTCACCCCctgtattttcaaattttacaaCTGAACCATCAACTGCTCCTTTTACTCCCCCACCTGAATCAGTGCAGATGACAACACCATCATCTCCTGAGGTTCCATTTGCTCAGTTGTTAGCGTCGTCACTTGACCGGGCTCGTAAAAATAATGGGATTCAAAAGTTTGCATTACACAATTATGAATTTCAGCCTTATCAACAACATCCTGGGAGCCCAGGTGGCCAACTCATATCACCTGGATCAGCAATTTCAACTTCCGGAACCTGTACTCCTTACCCCGAGAAACGCCCAACTCTTGAGTTCTACAAGGGAGAATCACCAAGGATATTGGGCTTTGAACACTTCTCTTCTCGAAAATGGAGTTCAAGGGTGGGTTCTGGATCCTTGACACCAGATGGTACAGGGCAAGGTTCAAGATTAGGTTCGGGATCTTTGACACCTGATGGTGCGGGTCTGGCCTCAAGACTTGGATCTGGATGTGCAACACCTGATGGTTTGGGGCAGGATTCAAGGTTGGGTTCTGGCTCTTTGACCCCTGATAGTGCTGGACCAACCACTAAATGCAGCATctatgtgcaaaaccagattTCCGAGGTAGCATCCGTTGCAAACTCAGAGAATGTACATCAAAGTAATGCACCATTAGTTGATCACAGAGTCTCATTTGAACTAACCGGAGAAGAAATCGCAAGATGCCTTGCCAATAAAACAGGTGCATTGCTTCGAAATGTGTCTCAGTCTTCACAGGGTATACTAGCCAAAGAAACCATTGACAGAGAAAGCATACAAAAAGACAGCATTAGTTGTTGTGATGTGTGTTCAGGGAAAACGAACTATAACCCCAACAGTCCTCTAGGAGAAGAACGGCAGTGCTGTCAGAAGCATCAATCCGTTAATTCTTCCAAAGAATTCAATTTTGACAACAGGAAAGGTGATGTTTCTGCTAATGCTGCCAAGGAAGGTAGATCAGCCAACAGCTGGGCTTTCTTCCCACTGTTACAACCAGAAATCTGA
- the LOC107491127 gene encoding BAHD acyltransferase DCR, with the protein MAAESLNLKMTGKSHVKAKKNIGRKEYQLVTFDLPYLAFYYNQKLLFYKGNDFEGMVEKVKEGLSVVLEEFHQLAGKIGKDEEGVFRVEYDDEMEGVEVTEAVAEDVGVEDLAVSESSSSLMELVPYNGILNLEGMHRPLLAIQLTKLKDGLAMGCAFNHAVLDGTSTWQFMSSWAEICSGAPSTVAPPFLDRTKARNTRVKLDLSLPEPNGPTSDKEEKPKPKPKLREKIFKFSESAIDKIKSTVNENPPSDGSKAFSTFQALSAHVWRHITLARNLKPEDYTVFTVFVDCRKRIDPPMPEAYFGNLIQAIFTVTAGGLLLAHPPQFGASLIQKAIEAHNGKAIDERNKEWESAPKIFEFKDAGVNCVAVGSSPRFKVYDIDFGWEKPENVRSGTNNKFDGMIYLYPGKSGGRSIDVELTLDPHAMEILEKDKDFLLEV; encoded by the exons ATGGCAGCAGAGTCTCTGAATCTGAAGATGACAGGTAAGAGCCATGTGAAGGCAAAGAAGAACATTGGAAGAAAAGAGTATCAACTTGTGACCTTTGATCTTCCATACTTAGCATTTTACTACAACCAGAAGCTGCTGTTTTATAAAGGGAATGACTTTGAAGGAATGGTGGAGAAGGTGAAAGAGGGTCTAAGTGTGGTTCTTGAGGAGTTTCATCAGCTAGCAGGGAAGATaggaaaagatgaagaaggagTGTTCAGAGTGGAATATGATGATGAAATGGAAGGTGTTGAAGTAACTGAGGCTGTTGCTGAGGATGTTGGTGTTGAAGATCTTGCTGTTTCTGAGAGTAGCAGTTCCTTGATGGAACTTGTTCCTTACAATGGTATCTTGAATTTAGAAGGCATGCATAGGCCTTTGCTTGCAATTCAG CTGACCAAACTGAAAGATGGGCTTGCAATGGGCTGTGCCTTCAACCATGCAGTCCTTGATGGGACTTCCACGTGGCAATTCATGAGTTCATGGGCCGAGATCTGCAGCGGCGCACCGTCAACAGTAGCCCCACCCTTCCTTGACCGGACCAAGGCCCGAAACACCCGGGTGAAGCTTGACCTCTCATTGCCTGAGCCCAACGGGCCGACATCCGATAAAGAGGAAAAGCCCAAGCCCAAGCCCAAATTAAGAGAAAAGATCTTCAAATTTTCCGAGTCTGCCATCGACAAGATCAAGTCAACGGTCAACGAAAACCCACCATCGGACGGCTCAAAGGCATTCTCAACATTCCAAGCTCTCTCGGCCCATGTTTGGCGCCACATAACCCTGGCCCGTAACCTAAAGCCCGAAGACTACACAGTCTTTACCGTATTCGTAGATTGTAGAAAACGGATCGACCCACCAATGCCAGAGGCCTATTTTGGAAACCTTATCCAAGCCATATTCACGGTGACAGCAGGTGGGCTTCTGTTGGCCCATCCACCACAATTTGGAGCATCATTGATCCAAAAAGCAATTGAAGCCCACAATGGTAAGGCAATTGATGAGAGAAACAAAGAGTGGGAGAGTGcaccaaaaatttttgaattcaaGGATGCTGGAGTGAATTGTGTGGCTGTGGGAAGCTCTCCTAGGTTTAAAGTTTATGACATTGATTTTGGTTGGGAGAAGCCTGAAAATGTGAGGAGTGGAACCAATAACAAGTTTGATGGTATGATTTATTTGTATCCCGGCAAGAGTGGTGGTAGGAGCATTGATGTTGAGTTGACTTTGGACCCTCATGCTATGGAGATTTTGGAGAAAGACAAAGACTTCCTTCTTGAGGTTTAA
- the LOC107491125 gene encoding protein SRC2 homolog (The sequence of the model RefSeq protein was modified relative to this genomic sequence to represent the inferred CDS: added 28 bases not found in genome assembly) — MGSRYEIEVKLESARGLKNVNWRYGPNRPYAVVWVDPSNKTSTRVDEEGDTDPNWDETLVIPLPPEPLENLTLHVDVVHAGREEDTKPLIGSARLKLAEVLDDVGVGVPLSRTLKLKRPSGRPHGKVNVNVTVREPRYRAPDPYNAPPYGVPPPGSRDYSPAPGSGYGYPYGGAPPVQGSYYSNPPAGYPYGGGYGGAPPQPAAYGEGAYGSYGGYGSGAPSSAPVVVEEKKKSKFGGMGTGLAVGALAGAVGGIALVEGADYLEDKIADDAAEKVEDDLGYDDGGYDGDDF, encoded by the exons ATGGGTTCTCGCTACGAAATCGAAGTGAAGCTGGAATCAGCCCGCGGGCTCAAGAACGTGAACTGGCGCTACGGGCCCAACAGGCCCTACGCCGTGGTATGGGTCGACCCAAGCAACAAGACGTCGACACGTGTCGACGAAGAAGGAGACACCGATCCCAACTGGGACGAAACCCTCGTCATTCCGCTTCCACCAGAGCCACTGGAGAACCTCACGCTTCACGTGGACGTCGTCCACGCTGGCAGAGAAGAAGACACAAAGCCACTAATCGGCTCGGCTCGGCTCAAATTAGCCGAGGTTCTAGACGACGTTGGAGTCGGCGTTCCATTAAGCAGAACTCTCAAACTGAAACGACCCTCCGGAAGGCCACACGGAAAGGTTAACGTTAACGTTACTGTTAGAGAGCCACGCTATCGTGCGCCGGATCCATACAATGCTCCACCTTACGGCGTTCCACCGCCAGGGTCCAGGGATTACTCTCCTGCGCCAGGATCGGGATACGGTTACCCTTACGGTGGTGCTCCGCCGGTGCAGGGGTCGTATTATTCGAATCCACCGGCGGGGTATCCGTACGGCGGGGGATACGGTGGAGCTCCTCCTCAGCCGGCGGCGTATGGTGAGGGAGCGTACGGTAGTTACGGCGGGTATG TGTAgtggaggagaagaagaagagtaagttTGGTGGGATGGGGACGGGTTTGGCGGTTGGAGCGTTAGCTGGTGCGGTTGGTGGAATAGCGCTTGTGGAAGGTGCTGATTATTTGGAGGATAAGATTGCTGATGATGCTGCTGAGAAGGTTGAGGATGATCTTGGCTACGATGATGGTGGTTACGACGGTGATGATTTCTAG